A single region of the Amphiprion ocellaris isolate individual 3 ecotype Okinawa chromosome 4, ASM2253959v1, whole genome shotgun sequence genome encodes:
- the lrpap1 gene encoding alpha-2-macroglobulin receptor-associated protein, whose translation MRLQCFVAVLCLSVGINAGKYSREVNEPKPSGSDGQAVEFRIAKLNQVWEKAKRMQLSPVRQAELHSDLKLQEKDELQWKKMKVEGLDENGEKEAQLRRNFNVILAKYGMDGKRDTRPLESNSLKDHDTKEGDIFDDPRLDKLWNKAKSSGKFSNEEMLSLKREFQHHKDKVHEYNILMDTVSRTEEIHKNVISPLEGDAKEHVLHQKHTELKQKMRDLNQGFERLRKLSHEGFTEDSEFREPRVIELWEAAKRANLSKDELDSLKEELHHFETKVEKHSHYQEQLELSHQKLRHVEALGDKEHIKRNQEKYNTLAEKTREMGYKMKKHLQDLSNKISREGLEHNEL comes from the exons atgaggctGCAGTGTTTCGTCgcggttttgtgtctcagtgttGGTATAAATGCTGGAAAATACTCCCGGGAGGTGAATGAGCCCAAACCCAGCGGCAGTGATGGACAGGCAGTGGAGTTCAGGATAGCTAAGCTGAACCAGGTGTGGGAGAAAGCTAAAAGG ATGCAGTTGTCCCCAGTCCGACAGGCTGAGCTGCACAGTGACCTGAAGCTCCAGGAGAAAGATGAgctgcagtggaaaaaaatgaaggtgGAGGGTCTGGATGAAAATGGGGAGAAGGAGGCTCAACTCAGACGAAACTTCAATG TGATCCTGGCCAAGTATGGGATGGACGGCAAAAGGGACACTCGGCCACTGGAGAGCAACTCACTGAAAGACCACGACACCAAAGAGGGAGACATATTTGATGACCCCCGACTGGACAAGCTCTGGAACAAG GCCAAGAGCTCTGGAAAGTTCTCCAATGAGGAGATGCTGAGCCTGAAGAGGGAGTTCCAGCACCACAAGGACAAGGTCCACGAGTACAACATCCTCATGGATACTGTCAGCAGGACCGAAG AAATACACAAGAATGTGATCTCTCCCCTGGAGGGCGATGCCAAAGAGCATGTGCTGCACCAGAAGCACACAGAGCTGAAGCAGAAAATGAGAGACCTCAACCAGGGCTTCGAGCGCCTCCGTAAGCTCAGCCACGAGGGCTTCACCGAAGATAGCG AGTTTCGGGAGCCTCGTGTGATTGAGCTTTGGGAGGCTGCCAAGAGAGCCAACCTCAGCAAAGATGAGCTGGACTCTCTCAAG GAGGAGCTGCATCACTTTGAGACCAAGGTGGAAAAGCACAGCCATTACCAGGAGCAGCTAGAGCTGTCCCACCAGAAGCTGCGACATGTGGAGGCCTTAGGAGACAAAGAGCACATCAAGAGGAATCAGGAAAAGTACAACACACTCGCTGAGAAGACGAGGGAGATGGGCTACAAG ATGAAGAAACACTTGCAGGACTTGTCCAACAAGATTTCTCGTGAGGGACTCGAGCACAATGAGCTCTGA